A segment of the Allosaccharopolyspora coralli genome:
GTTAGCACCCGAAACAGTGATCTCGATTACCGGATGGGGTCAGCCACGCCACGGATAGTGATCGTCGCCACGCGAACCACGCCACGAACGACGCGAGTCACGGGTTCCCGCCGCCAGTCGCGGGGCGAGGTTCCGCCACAGCAGATCAACCCGCGCACCGAGACACGATCATGACGGCGCAGTGGCGCGTTCCGCCGTCTGTTCCGAGACGGGTGGCCGGATCGCCTGGAGCGCGCGGAACACGCGCACCGCGACGCCGAGATCCGGAGACGGCGTGGCCACGTCCTGCTGGAGTACCGCCGACAATCGCTCGAGCCGTTGGTACAGCGTCTGCCGTTGCAGGTGCAGGCGTTTCGCCGTCGCGGTCTTGTTCGCCGCACAGTCGACGTGGGCGATCAAGGTGTTCAGGAGCCTCTCGCGCCGGACGGGCTCCAACGCCAGAACCGGGCCGAGGTGTTCCTGAACGAAGTCCTCCCACGGTGCGCGGTCACCGGCACTGATCACGAGACGTTCGACGGAGAACCGCGCCGCGTCGACCACCAGGTCGTCGACGCCCACTTCGAGACAGCGCCGGGTTTCGGTGACCGCACGCGGCAGATCCGCTGCGCTGGCCACCAAGGTCCCCACGGCCACCCGGACGGCGTCCTCGTCGGCCACGTGCCGCACGTCGGCGATCAGTGCTTCGCGCGCCTGCCCGCCCTGCTCCGGGAGCCCCACCACCGAAAGCAGCCCCTCAGGGCCGAGCCGGCTGAGCACCTGTCGGCCGTGTCGGCACGCCGCCTGCTCGACCGCGGCCGTGGTGGCTCCCGCCGGCATCACGAGCACCGCGAACGAGCACGCCCCTGCCAGCGGCGTCGCCTCCAGCAACAGCTCGACCGAGACAGGCGCGTGCTCGGGCTGCCTCAGGGCGTGGAAGAACGCCTCGACCGCCGGGGTGTCCACTTCGGACGAATGCGCGCGCATGAGCGCGAGGGCGACCGCGTGCGGCGCGCGGTCGAGGGCCGCGTCGAGCAGCACGGGGTCGGTGTGTCCGGTCGCGCGCACCACCAGCGTCGCCGACACGACGTGGCGAATCGTGATCGACGCCTCCCGCAGCGTGCCGCCCTCGGGCGCATCGGACCCGCTCCACGCCAACACGCCCCCGCCGACGTCGCGGACCGAGACCGACGCGTGAAGCCTGGCCGCGAGATGCGCGACGAGGCCGTCGAGGTCGTGGCCGTTGATCAAGTGCTCCGAAAGCTCGTCGGAAAGCGTGTCCGCGAGGCGCAGCCGGTGCACGGACTCGTTGACCAGCAACCCGTTGACGCTTTCGGCGATCTCGACGAAGGGCACCGTCCGAGTCAGCCGCACCACGGCGAACCCGAGCCGACGGGCTTCCTCCAGGACCGGTTCCGGCACCGCGTGGGAGGTCTCGATCGCGACCGCCGCGACACCACGGGCCACGAGCTCGCGAACGTAGCGACGCTGCCGCGCGGCCGGGGAGTCGACCAGGACGAGCCCGGCGGTGAGCACGAGCTCCCCGCCGCGGAGCAGGTGCGCGAGGTCGAGAACCTCGCTGGAATGCACCCACCGAACGGACACCGAGGCGTCGCCGGCGAGTAGCTCCGGCGCCGCCGGCGCCACGCTGGAATGGGCGAGCACCGCGCCCAACGAGATCGACATCGATTCACACACTGTCAACTAGCGAAGTCCGGTTGATTGACACAACGTACCTTGTTGTTCCTCTCCCCCGCCAGAAGCATGTCTGGAATGACTTCCAGTTCCGCGACGAGCGGACCGCAGCAGCTCGAGGAGGTGCTGCAGCCCGTCCCTGAGTCGGCACGCACGAGCAGCGTCTCCGGCCAGTTCTGGATCTGGGCCGGGGCGAACATCGCCCCGATCAACTGGGTCCTCGGGGCGCTCGGCATCGAACTCGGGCTGGGGCTCGCGGACACGATGATCGTGCTCGTGCTCGGCAACTTCGTGGGGATGGCGCTGTTCGGGTTGTTCGTCCTGCTCGGCCAGCGCACGGGTGCGACAGGCATGGTCCTCGCCCGAGCCGCCTTCGGCCGCCGAGGCGGCTACCTGCCCGCGGTGATCCAGGCCGTGCTCGCGGTCGGATGGTGCGCGATCAACACCTGGATCATTCTCGACCTGGTCATGGCCCTGTTCGGGGAACTCGGCTGGGTCGACGCGACCGCCGAGAACCACGCGCTCAAGATCGCCGTCGCGGCCGTCATCATGGCGGCTCAGGTCACGATCTCGTGGATCGGATACCGCGCCATTTCCGGCTTCGAGAAGTGGACGGTGCCACCGACGATCGTCGTACTCGTCGGCATGTCCATCGTCGCGTGGACACAGCTCGACATCGACTGGAGTTACGCAGGCCCGCCGGGCGAGGTCCTCGAAGGCCCCGCCCGGTTCGCGGCGATGACGGCGGTGATGACCGCGATCGGGATCGGCTGGGGCATCACGTGGTTCACCTACGCCGCCGACTACTCCCGGTTCGTCAGCCGCGGCGTCCCCCGCATCAAGCTGTACCTGGCCAGCGCCTTGGGACAGTTCGTGCCGGTGATCTGGCTCGGACTGCTCGGCGCGTCGCTGGCGACCACCAACGGTCAGGTGGACCCGGGACAGTTGATCGTCGAGGCCTACGGCGCACTGGCGATCCCGGTGCTGTTCCTCGTCGTGCACGGGCCGATCGCGACCAACATCCTCAACATCTACACCTTCGGCGTCGCCACCCAGGCGCTGGACCTGAAGCTCTCTCGCCGGACGCTCAGTGTCCTCGTCGGCGTGTTCTCGCTGCTCTGCGTCGCGCTGTTCGTCGTGCAGGGCGATTTCGCGACCGTGCTCGACTCGTGGCTGGTCTCCCTCGTGAGCTGGGTCGCGTCGTGGGGCGGCGTGATGCTCGTGCACTTCTACTGGATCGAACGCAACACGACGGACGTGGCACGCCTGTTCGACCCGGTCGGCTCGCGGCGACTGCCCGACTTCAATCCCGCCGCACTGTCCGCTTTCGGGGCGGGCATCGTGTCGACCTGGCTGTGCATGCACGGCGTCATCCCGGTCTTCCAGGGGCCGGTGTCCACGGCACTCGGCGGAGTCGACCTGTCCTGGCTCGCGGGACTGACCGTCTCGGCGGCCATCTACGCGACGTTCGGACCACGAGTGCACCGGAGCTACCTGCCCGCGACAGCTCCTTCTGCAAGGACCCCTGACACCGATTCCGACGCAGGCGAGACCCCTGCGAGCCCGTCCCGACCGATGCGAGGAGCGTGAGCATGTCACTGCAAGACGCCGAGTTCCAGTGGCCGTCCGGGTACCGCGCGGCGGCCTCGTTCACCTTCGACGTGGACGCCGAGTCGTGTGCGCTGGCCGAGGACCCGGCGACCGCAGACCGGATGTCGTTGATGGGACACCAGTCGTACGGACCGCGAGTCGGGGTGCCGCGACTGTTGCGGATCCTGCGGCGCCAGGGCGTCCGCGCCACGTTCTTCGTCCCCGGCATGACCGCCGACACCTACCCCGACATGGTTCGATCCATTGTGGACGAAGGTCACGAGATCGCCCATCACGGGTACATGCACG
Coding sequences within it:
- a CDS encoding PucR family transcriptional regulator codes for the protein MSISLGAVLAHSSVAPAAPELLAGDASVSVRWVHSSEVLDLAHLLRGGELVLTAGLVLVDSPAARQRRYVRELVARGVAAVAIETSHAVPEPVLEEARRLGFAVVRLTRTVPFVEIAESVNGLLVNESVHRLRLADTLSDELSEHLINGHDLDGLVAHLAARLHASVSVRDVGGGVLAWSGSDAPEGGTLREASITIRHVVSATLVVRATGHTDPVLLDAALDRAPHAVALALMRAHSSEVDTPAVEAFFHALRQPEHAPVSVELLLEATPLAGACSFAVLVMPAGATTAAVEQAACRHGRQVLSRLGPEGLLSVVGLPEQGGQAREALIADVRHVADEDAVRVAVGTLVASAADLPRAVTETRRCLEVGVDDLVVDAARFSVERLVISAGDRAPWEDFVQEHLGPVLALEPVRRERLLNTLIAHVDCAANKTATAKRLHLQRQTLYQRLERLSAVLQQDVATPSPDLGVAVRVFRALQAIRPPVSEQTAERATAPS
- a CDS encoding purine-cytosine permease family protein; this translates as MTSSSATSGPQQLEEVLQPVPESARTSSVSGQFWIWAGANIAPINWVLGALGIELGLGLADTMIVLVLGNFVGMALFGLFVLLGQRTGATGMVLARAAFGRRGGYLPAVIQAVLAVGWCAINTWIILDLVMALFGELGWVDATAENHALKIAVAAVIMAAQVTISWIGYRAISGFEKWTVPPTIVVLVGMSIVAWTQLDIDWSYAGPPGEVLEGPARFAAMTAVMTAIGIGWGITWFTYAADYSRFVSRGVPRIKLYLASALGQFVPVIWLGLLGASLATTNGQVDPGQLIVEAYGALAIPVLFLVVHGPIATNILNIYTFGVATQALDLKLSRRTLSVLVGVFSLLCVALFVVQGDFATVLDSWLVSLVSWVASWGGVMLVHFYWIERNTTDVARLFDPVGSRRLPDFNPAALSAFGAGIVSTWLCMHGVIPVFQGPVSTALGGVDLSWLAGLTVSAAIYATFGPRVHRSYLPATAPSARTPDTDSDAGETPASPSRPMRGA